In the Chryseobacterium sp. MYb264 genome, one interval contains:
- the ribH gene encoding 6,7-dimethyl-8-ribityllumazine synthase, giving the protein MATVNLSDYKPLNITNAEDFSIGIVFSEWNDFVTYNLRDAALEILEKEGVKKENIKLFPVPGAFELNYASMQLCKERKYDAVISIGCVIRGETPHFDYVCSAVAQGIKDCNIMTDTPTIFCVLTDDTKEQSIARSGGDLGNKGVEAAVTALKMIDFRKNLSGKKGNIGFGH; this is encoded by the coding sequence ATGGCAACAGTTAATCTTTCAGATTACAAGCCACTGAATATAACGAATGCCGAAGATTTTTCTATCGGCATTGTTTTTTCTGAGTGGAATGATTTTGTAACCTATAATCTTCGTGATGCAGCTCTGGAAATTCTTGAAAAAGAAGGCGTAAAAAAGGAAAACATTAAACTTTTCCCTGTTCCCGGAGCATTTGAACTAAACTATGCAAGCATGCAGCTTTGTAAAGAAAGAAAGTATGATGCAGTGATCTCTATCGGATGTGTCATTCGTGGCGAGACACCTCACTTCGATTATGTATGTTCTGCCGTAGCACAGGGCATTAAAGACTGTAATATTATGACAGATACCCCTACTATTTTCTGTGTACTAACGGACGATACGAAAGAGCAATCTATCGCGAGAAGTGGCGGAGATCTCGGAAATAAAGGAGTGGAAGCAGCTGTAACAGCTCTAAAAATGATCGATTTCAGAAAAAATCTTTCAGGTAAAAAAGGCAACATTGGTTTCGGACATTAA
- a CDS encoding tetratricopeptide repeat protein — MAKLTKDQEGKETVEFFKDLDREALNTERFLEKYSKQLGIVFGALVLGVLGFFAYKQFVVAPQNAEAVKSFLAAQKNLTTGKDKEALGGTSAANPGFIGTANEYSSTSIGKLSAYNAGLLKFKEGKFQEAFDLLDKFSSDNKTMMAMKYGAMADAQSGLNKNDDALQLLDKAASASDDPYTTYYFTRKAGILALGLKKNADAKKYFAAISEKYQDYDNGMSDSYIEMTKYY, encoded by the coding sequence ATGGCAAAACTTACAAAAGATCAGGAAGGTAAAGAAACAGTAGAGTTTTTTAAAGATCTTGACAGAGAGGCTTTAAACACAGAAAGATTTCTTGAAAAATATTCTAAGCAATTGGGAATAGTTTTCGGTGCTTTGGTATTGGGAGTTTTAGGCTTTTTCGCATATAAGCAATTCGTAGTGGCACCTCAAAATGCTGAAGCGGTAAAAAGCTTCCTTGCAGCACAGAAAAATCTTACCACCGGTAAAGATAAAGAAGCGCTGGGAGGAACTTCTGCAGCTAATCCAGGATTTATCGGGACGGCTAACGAATATTCTTCTACTTCTATCGGTAAATTGTCTGCTTACAATGCAGGTTTATTGAAATTTAAAGAAGGAAAATTCCAGGAGGCATTCGATCTTTTGGATAAATTTTCATCGGACAACAAAACGATGATGGCCATGAAATATGGAGCTATGGCTGACGCTCAGTCAGGGCTAAACAAAAATGACGACGCTTTACAATTATTGGACAAGGCAGCTTCTGCTTCTGATGATCCGTATACGACTTATTATTTTACTAGAAAAGCAGGTATTTTAGCTTTAGGATTAAAGAAAAATGCTGACGCTAAGAAATATTTTGCTGCAATCAGCGAAAAATATCAGGACTACGACAACGGAATGTCTGATTCTTATATTGAAATGACTAAATATTATTAA
- a CDS encoding adenine phosphoribosyltransferase, which produces MASQGLITKLQETIENIPDFPIPGIQFKDISPIFLNPKLYEEVIQDLVAFSRGKVDAVCGIESRGYLFGIAIAVALEVPFILIRKAGKLPPPVISEEYDLEYGNAIIETREGQIKSGQRILIHDDLLATGGTTEAAAKLVEKQGATVAQFSFLTALKGLNGDEKLKKFNAEIYHILEY; this is translated from the coding sequence ATGGCTTCACAGGGACTCATCACAAAACTTCAAGAAACGATCGAGAATATTCCTGATTTTCCGATTCCCGGAATTCAGTTTAAAGATATCTCTCCTATTTTTCTTAATCCGAAATTATACGAAGAGGTAATCCAGGATCTGGTGGCGTTCAGCAGAGGAAAAGTAGACGCTGTCTGTGGAATCGAAAGCCGAGGTTATCTTTTCGGAATTGCCATTGCAGTAGCCTTGGAAGTGCCCTTTATCTTAATCAGAAAAGCAGGAAAACTTCCGCCACCGGTTATATCTGAAGAATATGATCTGGAATATGGCAATGCCATCATCGAAACCCGCGAAGGACAAATAAAATCCGGACAAAGAATTCTTATTCATGATGATTTGCTCGCAACGGGAGGAACTACAGAAGCCGCTGCAAAATTGGTTGAAAAACAAGGAGCTACCGTTGCTCAGTTCAGTTTCTTAACCGCTTTAAAAGGCTTGAATGGTGATGAAAAACTGAAGAAATTCAATGCCGAGATCTATCACATTTTAGAATATTAA
- a CDS encoding quinol:cytochrome C oxidoreductase, with the protein MYSFSPKLKSTSIILLVVGLVLFAVGFFMNKGISTERIEHMMEAVHSAGHNAPTHSSEMVGPQDHAAHLEHATLQVHNSPLASIHFVAVFFFGVSCAVLFFYCIQHAAHAGWPIIITRVMEAIASYIPYGGAILVIIMLLNILHQGHLFHWMDPDLTDPNSAHFDVILFEKKRFLNIPFYAIRTFIYVIGASFFAWKLKAQSKKVDDTKSLVEYQFLYRWAVGYIAFFGFASAAWAWDWLMSIDPHWYSTMYIWYSMVSCLSSGIAVIILLSVYLKKNGFLPQFNDNHLHDLGVFLFATSMLWTYTWFAQFMLYWYANVPEEVNYFFGRFQHYGVTFLPMLIVNFLLPLLVLVSSSIKRNYKVVTTMAVVVILGHLLDYFNMVMPGTVGPFWNTPEVFLLVVGAVLFVVGLFMFTVLTALSKLKLIPTGNPYLHESEIYEYPF; encoded by the coding sequence ATGTATAGTTTTTCACCAAAATTAAAATCAACTTCTATAATACTTCTTGTTGTAGGTTTAGTTCTATTTGCTGTTGGTTTCTTTATGAACAAAGGAATCTCTACAGAAAGAATAGAGCACATGATGGAGGCAGTACATTCTGCCGGTCATAATGCGCCTACTCACTCAAGTGAAATGGTAGGACCTCAGGATCACGCGGCACATTTAGAACATGCTACGCTGCAGGTTCATAATTCACCGTTGGCATCAATACATTTTGTAGCTGTATTTTTCTTCGGAGTGAGCTGTGCGGTATTGTTTTTCTACTGTATTCAGCACGCTGCTCACGCAGGATGGCCAATCATCATTACCAGAGTAATGGAAGCTATTGCTTCCTACATCCCTTACGGAGGTGCTATTTTAGTAATCATCATGTTATTAAACATCCTTCACCAAGGTCATCTTTTCCACTGGATGGATCCGGATCTTACAGATCCTAACTCTGCTCATTTCGATGTGATCTTGTTTGAAAAGAAAAGATTCTTAAATATTCCTTTCTATGCAATCAGAACTTTCATTTATGTAATTGGAGCTTCTTTCTTTGCTTGGAAACTGAAAGCTCAATCTAAAAAAGTAGATGATACAAAATCTTTAGTTGAGTATCAATTCCTTTACAGATGGGCTGTTGGATATATCGCATTCTTCGGGTTTGCTTCTGCAGCTTGGGCTTGGGACTGGTTGATGTCTATTGACCCTCACTGGTATTCGACAATGTATATCTGGTATTCAATGGTTAGCTGCCTTTCAAGTGGTATCGCGGTAATCATCCTTTTAAGCGTTTACTTAAAGAAAAACGGATTCTTACCTCAGTTCAATGACAATCACTTACACGATTTAGGAGTTTTCCTTTTCGCTACAAGTATGCTTTGGACATATACATGGTTTGCTCAGTTTATGTTATACTGGTATGCCAACGTACCGGAAGAGGTAAACTACTTCTTTGGAAGATTCCAGCATTATGGAGTAACGTTCTTACCAATGTTGATCGTGAACTTCTTATTACCACTATTGGTATTAGTGAGCAGCAGCATCAAAAGAAATTACAAAGTGGTTACTACAATGGCAGTAGTTGTTATTTTAGGTCACCTTTTAGATTACTTCAACATGGTAATGCCGGGAACAGTAGGACCATTCTGGAACACTCCAGAAGTATTCCTTCTTGTTGTTGGAGCTGTGTTATTCGTAGTTGGATTATTTATGTTTACAGTGCTTACTGCATTATCTAAACTTAAATTGATTCCTACAGGTAACCCTTACCTACACGAATCTGAAATTTATGAGTATCCTTTCTAA
- a CDS encoding c-type cytochrome, with protein MKKNVLRITAVLGLATVLLNSCGPKENAPLVYFPDMYFPVAYDPLMKAQDAYSDHENEIPAFVKNSFATGLSPVEGSVAQNKDGIFEEGLLPRTPDEYNAGYDASKKLTVSPLNPANAEKDIERGKMLFDKTCAACHGTGGDGQGPIVQTGAFSGVPNYADREITVGSVHYVLTNGRNAMGSYAGQLNAGDRWRVAMYVMNAFKKGAAAPAAAAAPATTETTETKK; from the coding sequence ATGAAAAAGAACGTATTAAGAATTACAGCAGTTTTAGGTTTAGCAACAGTGTTACTTAATTCTTGCGGACCGAAAGAAAACGCACCATTAGTCTATTTCCCGGATATGTATTTCCCTGTGGCATACGATCCTTTGATGAAAGCTCAGGACGCCTATTCAGATCATGAAAATGAAATCCCTGCTTTCGTTAAAAATAGCTTTGCAACAGGTCTTTCTCCGGTAGAGGGATCAGTGGCTCAAAATAAAGACGGTATTTTCGAAGAAGGTTTACTTCCAAGAACTCCGGATGAGTACAATGCAGGCTATGATGCTTCTAAGAAATTAACGGTTTCTCCGTTGAACCCTGCTAATGCTGAGAAAGATATTGAAAGAGGTAAAATGCTTTTCGATAAAACGTGTGCAGCATGTCACGGTACTGGAGGTGATGGACAAGGACCAATTGTACAAACAGGCGCTTTCTCTGGTGTACCAAACTATGCTGATAGAGAAATTACTGTAGGATCTGTTCATTATGTATTAACAAACGGTAGAAACGCGATGGGGTCTTATGCAGGACAACTGAATGCAGGAGACAGATGGAGAGTGGCAATGTATGTGATGAATGCCTTCAAAAAAGGAGCAGCAGCACCTGCAGCCGCAGCAGCGCCAGCAACAACTGAGACTACCGAAACTAAAAAATAA
- a CDS encoding DUF3341 domain-containing protein, whose protein sequence is MSTTKIVYGLYADDDDLMNGVKAFNDKGIAINEVYTPFPVHGLDKALGLKKTRISDAAFLYALYGVTIGATVTWYVMNHDWPQNIGGKPAFDWAHNMPAFVVPMFELMVFCAAHMMSLTFLVRNKMYPGAPAQNPDPRTTDDKFLMEFVTEDVESVKQLLIETGVEEITVKDA, encoded by the coding sequence ATGAGCACCACTAAAATTGTATACGGACTTTATGCTGACGACGACGATTTAATGAACGGCGTTAAAGCATTCAACGATAAAGGAATCGCTATAAACGAGGTTTATACTCCGTTTCCGGTTCACGGACTTGACAAAGCTTTAGGATTGAAGAAAACCAGAATTTCTGATGCCGCTTTCCTTTATGCTCTTTATGGTGTTACCATAGGTGCTACTGTAACATGGTATGTTATGAATCATGACTGGCCTCAGAATATTGGTGGTAAACCAGCTTTTGACTGGGCACACAATATGCCGGCATTCGTAGTACCCATGTTTGAGCTTATGGTATTCTGTGCCGCTCACATGATGTCATTAACTTTCTTAGTAAGAAACAAAATGTATCCTGGAGCTCCTGCACAAAACCCTGATCCAAGAACAACGGATGATAAGTTCCTGATGGAATTTGTAACTGAAGATGTAGAATCTGTAAAACAGTTACTTATTGAAACTGGAGTTGAAGAAATAACTGTTAAAGACGCTTAA